In the genome of Harmonia axyridis chromosome 4, icHarAxyr1.1, whole genome shotgun sequence, the window CAACACATAAAGTGAATGACATAATAAACTCAATTAGTTTCGTCATTAGAATCTTGGATttgatcaattttattttgtttttatgtagAGGGACACAACCACGATTGATTGAGCGAATTTTAGGATTAAAACAGGTATACTCTGATGGAAGTACACAAAGGACTTTTAATTCAAAGTTTTTTGCACGAGAATTATTGTGGAATAGCTTAATTGTGagtttttgaaaatcaaaatggcTATTATTGCAGTATAACAAATTTTAGGAAATAATGGTGAATGTTTTACCACTTATTAACTTCCATAAGGTGAAAAGAATTATAAGGGATAAAAACCCATTTCAAGACAGAAGAATTACTAGTATTCAATCGAAACCTTGTATGACACCCACAACTAAATGTGCTTCTTGTAATAAAACTCCTATTTTACCACATCATATGGGCTGTGAACACATATTTTGCTATTATTGCTTAAGAGTAAGTTCATAACTCACATAATTGGCCAATTTTTTAACAAACTTTTGTCTTTTAGGCTAATATTTGTGCAGATTCGAAATATCCTTGTCCTATTTGCGGCCACTGgaaccaaaatattttttgtgagaGTGTGAAATTCTGAATTGTTTGATTTGTTGAAGATTGTTGGTAcctattgttttttattaaatttatatatttcattagaagTGAAGTTTTCTTATAACTTATTGATGAAAT includes:
- the LOC123679331 gene encoding peroxisome biogenesis factor 2; the protein is MSSILLRVTQINAIYLDKEILKALQHLIHNAINNSSGILSPYEKELNLLLKLAVLRFSVLKNGSTFGQQLLSIKYAEISPLKRILYMVLNSLGYFKDKIELWNPTHKVNDIINSISFVIRILDLINFILFLCRGTQPRLIERILGLKQVYSDGSTQRTFNSKFFARELLWNSLIEIMVNVLPLINFHKVKRIIRDKNPFQDRRITSIQSKPCMTPTTKCASCNKTPILPHHMGCEHIFCYYCLRANICADSKYPCPICGHWNQNIFCESVKF